DNA from Zerene cesonia ecotype Mississippi chromosome 29, Zerene_cesonia_1.1, whole genome shotgun sequence:
ATAACAGTAATGTAAGTTGCCATTGTACTGTAGTCGTACCCACCGTGTTTTTAtcagtaataaatatctttagatgtgatttatctatttttaatccCCCGTCTTCCCCAAATTCAAACTGTTTTCATGACATCTATAATGTTAGGAGGAaacttatgaatttttatatttatgtatgtttgtaaagttttcTCACAAAAAGCAaaggaccaatttcaaaaattctttcaccattggaaagctgcaactttatTGGTTAGTAGGGtaggttttatatatatgtaccacgggcgaaaccggggcgaacggcgagtaataaataatgttatgtattcGATTTAACGTTAGTTTTAAGACTCCATAAATTTTCACTAACATATTCTCAGAATTGAATTTGCTtgaatttttctttgattaacatatgtttattttattgttcatcCGTTCAGGTCTACAACCGACACCCGTGGACCTTCTCCAACCCATCGGCGCCCTACAACCAACAAGCGCGCAGCAACCGACCAACAACAACATCAACAACaccaacaacaacaacaacggCAGGCCCACAACAAAGCTCGGCGCCACGTGGGCCGACACGACCGGAGCGATCAACATCGACGTCGATAACCTGCTGGCACCCAGGTCGCCCAAGGGCGGGCCAGCCCCCAGCATCAACCAGCTCAAGTCCAGCCCCAATTCCCCCGCGCACAAACCAAATATGCCAAGCTTGGCACCGAACATGCCAAACTTGGCACCGAACATGCCAAACTTGGCACCGAACATGCCAAGCTTGGTACCAAACAGTCTCAACTTGGCACCAAATATGCCCAATTTAGCGCCAATGGGCTTGACGAACTCTAACATGAATCTAGCGAACGCGAATATGCTGCCAACGAACATGCCAAGCATGGCCAACACAGGCATGCCGATGGCCAACATGCCAATGTCGATGACCAACGCGAGCGGGCCGATGGCCAACATGCCAATGTCTTGGCCCACGCAGATGGCCAACGTGAACAATTTCAACAACAACATGATGAGGCCGCAGACGAATCAGAACTTTCtgcaatgatatttgttaTTGGCAGATGTTTGCCAAAGCGGTTGATTTTTGAGCAATGACTGTTATCGGAGTTAGCGTACAAATAGTTAGGTGACAATTATACACGACGGATGCATCGCCTCAGCGATCAGCGGATTGGTTATCTGTGCTCGCACAGACTAcgtgatagattttttttttaataatgtgtacagataaaataaattgaaatcaaaatTTGGCGTCATTAATTTTTTCGATTTGTGTAAAATCTGATTAATAGATTTCAAACATACAgtttgtttatcttatttattactttgtttttgttggaaataatgccaaatatttgtaataatcgaaaaaaatgtaaatatatgtattaaataacattcattgCTTAAAAATATTCGATTAGTGCTAGGGCCATGTGGGGGTGGCGGTTTTATACGTGTTGATATTAGGCCGACCCGCGTAGAGGTGCATATCACAATATATcacatgatattatttacatttatatcgaTAACTGCGCTTTTTCATAAAGCGTCATGAAAAATAACTACTTATCCATTAAAACTTAGATTTGGGTATGAATGGTAACTTTAtgtcttttaatatatttacgtaatCATCTAGCtattccaatttcaaaaattataaagttgtCCATTCACattatctaattatatatgaatGCAGCAACATATTATGGAATGTGTAgaaatgcatataaatattttatattcagtaATAGTGATTCTAAATGCTATTAGTTCGAAAAGTATTATTTCGTTTCCATCCATGTGAGCATTTAGGCAAATAGCAATATAGGTTAAacatatttagttaaattaacaaaaaagagAACGCTTAATGCTCAACGGTACATtccttttgtatttaatttggaGAAGCAATATAACTGAAATTATTGATCTCTTCAAAAATGTTaactaataaatgtaaaaaaacgcGGCAAATgagcattttaatttcaaaattccatttataatttagaagagttttttttttagttcgaCATGGATAGAAAAAAGTTTTGACAATTCTAGCCAACCAGCAATATTGAATagtaaaaaacaattcaaataaagaacGTCATGTAAAGTCTAAAATGAAcgcatttctttttttacagCCACGTATAAGCTGTAGtgtaatcatatttaaaaaaaataattcccGCGGTTTTTCACTGCCCATACGGAACACCTTCTCAGGTTGTAGTCTCTTGTAATTGTTACATAGTCTATGTACaatgttgaatatatttttatacccgCTTCGTAGAGCAGTAAGTGTTATGTAATCATGTAATTAAAGATAAGGTGTTTCAttgattatgattttttaaaacaaaatacaaatacattacatAGATTTCTGTGTTAATATTTCAGTATATGTGAGGAACAGGTTGTTTCATAATGTCGAAAGGCATTGTAGaattacatatgtatttattagttCTTGTCTTGATCTTGGTTTTGAAAAAGTATAAATcttaaatgaattgaattagTAATATATTGCGTTGAATCCattataatgtgtttttttatgtatgtaacttatatttatattacaattgtaAAACGTTTAaggattttatttgttctaaCTCATTTCTTTAGATTTGCTTATATAATGTTTCAACAACTGTACGTTTTAAATACgtctgtaataattaaatctattttgtttCGTTCCGTTCGAGGTGAAATATAATATCCCTGTtaggttataaaataaatcttgtaCTTTCCAACCGAGGCTGCAGGTTTCACTTATTTTCAGTAAAAACTACTTGCGTTTACATCTAATAGCATACATATGGTAACACAGATGCGGTGTGTGATTATTGgaacttaatttttaagtcgctgattatgtaaataatatttattacgacATCCAcgacacattttatttttcttttcaatacaTTAAAGCTTTATATACTCTGAGTGACGATGCGCTGACCTTACTA
Protein-coding regions in this window:
- the LOC119837984 gene encoding circumsporozoite protein-like, translated to MFILLFIRSGLQPTPVDLLQPIGALQPTSAQQPTNNNINNTNNNNNGRPTTKLGATWADTTGAINIDVDNLLAPRSPKGGPAPSINQLKSSPNSPAHKPNMPSLAPNMPNLAPNMPNLAPNMPSLVPNSLNLAPNMPNLAPMGLTNSNMNLANANMLPTNMPSMANTGMPMANMPMSMTNASGPMANMPMSWPTQMANVNNFNNNMMRPQTNQNFLQ